The following proteins are co-located in the Parafrankia discariae genome:
- a CDS encoding LLM class flavin-dependent oxidoreductase — protein MSARTLKLGAVLIGVGGPGQHNTWLSPEIPGNASVDVRWYIARAQQAEAAKFDHIFIVDSQFITPDSPNHYLSRLEPLTLLSAVAVHTSHIGLVGTITTSYNEPFNVARRLASLDHISGGRAGWNVVTSGDGGTAGNYSRDEHYDYATRYGRAHEHVRIAQGLWDSYEADAFPRDKERGVFFDRDRQHALNHSGEYFSVVGPLNLERTPQGQPVIFQAGDSEEGRDLGASIADAIFSHAQTLEQAQAFRSELRARAAAKGRDPEQLLVIPGIFPIIADTDAEARAKEDATLGAKSFERALAELGRPFGWHDFSQYDLDAPFPEVGDAGERSFRTQAEGIKKLARENHLTLRQVVEHQLNAFRSPFVGSPLTVANEIERWFEGGGFDGVNIMVTVPSEFAQFVDQVLPILRERGIVRSEYESTTLRGNLGLPVPENRHTAARQQQATADTTPAASTASTAEPEPAGV, from the coding sequence ATGTCTGCTCGCACGCTCAAGCTGGGTGCCGTTCTCATCGGGGTCGGCGGCCCCGGGCAGCACAACACCTGGCTCAGCCCCGAGATCCCGGGCAACGCCAGCGTGGACGTCCGCTGGTACATCGCCCGCGCGCAGCAGGCGGAGGCCGCGAAGTTCGACCACATCTTCATCGTGGACAGCCAGTTCATCACCCCGGACTCGCCGAACCACTACCTCAGCCGGCTCGAGCCGCTGACGCTGCTGTCCGCGGTCGCCGTGCACACCAGCCACATCGGCCTGGTGGGGACGATCACCACGTCCTACAACGAGCCGTTCAACGTCGCCCGCCGGCTGGCCTCGCTCGACCACATCAGCGGCGGCCGGGCCGGCTGGAACGTCGTCACCAGCGGTGACGGCGGCACGGCAGGCAACTACAGCCGCGACGAGCACTACGACTACGCCACCCGCTACGGGCGGGCGCACGAGCATGTGCGGATCGCGCAGGGGCTGTGGGACTCCTACGAGGCCGACGCCTTCCCCCGGGACAAGGAGCGCGGGGTCTTCTTCGACCGCGACCGCCAGCACGCGCTGAACCACTCCGGCGAGTACTTCTCGGTGGTCGGGCCGCTCAACCTGGAGCGCACACCCCAGGGCCAGCCGGTGATCTTCCAGGCGGGCGACTCGGAAGAGGGCCGCGACCTGGGGGCGAGCATCGCCGACGCGATCTTCAGCCACGCCCAGACCCTCGAGCAGGCCCAGGCGTTCCGCAGCGAGCTGCGGGCGCGGGCGGCGGCCAAGGGGCGCGACCCCGAGCAGCTGCTCGTCATCCCGGGGATCTTCCCGATCATCGCCGACACCGACGCCGAGGCCCGCGCCAAGGAGGACGCGACCCTCGGCGCCAAGAGCTTCGAGCGCGCGCTGGCCGAACTCGGCCGCCCCTTCGGCTGGCACGACTTCTCGCAGTACGACCTGGACGCACCGTTCCCCGAGGTCGGCGACGCCGGTGAGCGCAGCTTCCGGACCCAGGCGGAGGGCATCAAGAAGCTGGCCCGGGAGAACCACCTGACGCTGCGCCAGGTCGTCGAGCACCAGCTCAACGCGTTCCGCTCGCCGTTCGTCGGCTCGCCGCTCACCGTCGCGAACGAGATCGAGCGCTGGTTCGAAGGCGGTGGCTTCGACGGCGTCAACATCATGGTGACGGTGCCCAGCGAGTTCGCCCAGTTCGTCGACCAGGTGCTGCCGATCCTGCGGGAGCGGGGCATCGTCCGCAGCGAGTACGAGTCCACGACGCTGCGCGGCAACCTCGGCCTGCCCGTCCCGGAGAACCGGCACACCGCCGCCCGCCAGCAGCAGGCCACCGCCGACACCACGCCCGCCGCGTCCACCGCGTCCACCGCCGAGCCTGAACCGGCAGGAGTGTGA
- a CDS encoding TauD/TfdA dioxygenase family protein encodes MTSPAVVDLDVTPLTLRIGARVDGVRLSGDLDAATVAALRQALLRHKVLFFRGQHHLDPDSQIAFARTLGELTLAHPTQASLAGYPLIHELDASKGGRAGAWHTDVTFVVNPPAISVLRGVEIPATGGDTVWGNTATALSDLPLELQTLAESLRVFHTNQHDYGLRRQDLEGLPEEFIARFEEFRSIEFEAEHPVVRVHPETGERALVLGGFVKQLKGVSQSQSELLLNIFAEVVSRPENQVRWHWNTGDVAIWDNRATQHYAVNDYTTEPRIVHRVTVAGDLPVGTDGRPSVVRAGDASSYSPIAPVWVR; translated from the coding sequence ATGACCAGTCCGGCCGTTGTCGACCTCGACGTCACCCCGCTGACCCTCCGCATCGGTGCCCGCGTCGACGGCGTCCGCCTGTCCGGCGATCTCGACGCCGCGACCGTGGCGGCCCTGCGCCAGGCGTTGCTCAGGCACAAGGTGCTGTTCTTCCGCGGGCAGCACCACCTGGACCCCGACAGCCAGATCGCCTTCGCCCGCACGCTGGGGGAACTCACGCTGGCGCACCCGACCCAGGCGTCGCTCGCCGGCTACCCGCTCATCCACGAGCTGGACGCGTCCAAGGGGGGCCGGGCGGGCGCCTGGCACACCGACGTCACGTTCGTGGTCAACCCGCCGGCGATCTCGGTGCTGCGCGGCGTGGAGATCCCGGCGACCGGCGGCGACACGGTCTGGGGCAACACCGCCACCGCGCTGAGCGACCTCCCGCTCGAACTCCAGACGCTCGCCGAGAGCCTGCGGGTCTTCCACACCAACCAGCACGACTACGGCCTGCGCCGCCAGGACCTCGAAGGGCTGCCGGAGGAGTTCATCGCCAGATTCGAGGAGTTCCGCTCCATCGAGTTCGAGGCGGAGCACCCGGTGGTCCGGGTGCACCCCGAGACCGGTGAGCGGGCCCTGGTGCTGGGCGGCTTCGTCAAGCAGCTCAAGGGCGTCTCGCAGAGTCAGTCGGAGCTGCTGCTGAACATTTTCGCCGAGGTCGTCAGCCGGCCCGAGAACCAGGTCCGCTGGCACTGGAACACCGGCGACGTCGCGATCTGGGACAACCGGGCGACCCAGCACTACGCCGTCAACGACTACACGACCGAGCCGCGGATCGTGCACCGGGTGACGGTGGCGGGCGACCTCCCGGTCGGCACCGACGGCCGCCCGAGTGTCGTCCGGGCCGGTGACGCGTCGAGCTACTCGCCGATCGCCCCGGTCTGGGTTCGATAG
- a CDS encoding LysR family transcriptional regulator, translating to MRRTLDIAPLRSFVAVADCGGFQRAASSLHLSQAAVSQHVRRLETATGRVLVERQGRRSQLTRDGEHLLGQARRILSLHDETLHGFGLAETEEAVVIGSTEHGAAQLLPVLADVLGQSLPQHSVRFRIDRGASLLEGLEAGRIDLALLLGPADNPRAQPVGELELTWYSAPTWRRPSLARPISVVAFDQPCALRSRALETLSLHAIETVIGAEAIQLAGVQAAVGAGLGIALMATFGQTPEGLVARDDLPKPAPLPMALWARQGLPAKTSQCVVEGLRQALGRLSAERNTARLELATGA from the coding sequence GTGAGGCGGACCCTGGACATCGCGCCCCTGCGCAGCTTCGTCGCTGTCGCGGACTGTGGCGGTTTCCAGCGGGCCGCGTCATCGCTGCACCTCAGCCAGGCGGCGGTGAGCCAGCACGTGCGCCGCCTCGAAACCGCCACCGGACGGGTCCTGGTCGAGCGCCAGGGGCGCCGGTCCCAGCTCACCCGGGACGGCGAGCACCTGCTCGGCCAGGCGCGGCGGATCCTGAGCCTGCACGACGAGACCCTGCACGGCTTCGGTCTGGCCGAGACCGAGGAGGCCGTGGTCATCGGCTCGACCGAGCACGGCGCGGCCCAGCTGCTGCCGGTCCTCGCGGACGTGCTGGGACAGTCGCTGCCTCAGCACAGTGTGCGGTTCCGCATCGACCGGGGCGCCAGCCTGCTCGAAGGGCTCGAGGCCGGCCGGATCGACCTGGCGTTGCTGCTCGGCCCGGCCGACAACCCGCGCGCACAGCCGGTTGGAGAACTGGAGCTGACCTGGTATTCCGCCCCGACCTGGCGGCGGCCGTCGCTGGCCCGGCCGATCTCGGTGGTGGCCTTCGACCAGCCCTGCGCGTTGCGCTCCCGGGCGCTGGAGACACTGTCGCTGCACGCGATCGAGACGGTGATCGGCGCGGAGGCCATCCAGCTGGCCGGCGTGCAGGCGGCGGTCGGGGCCGGTCTCGGGATCGCGTTGATGGCCACGTTCGGCCAGACCCCCGAGGGCCTCGTCGCCCGCGACGACCTGCCCAAACCGGCCCCGCTGCCGATGGCCCTCTGGGCCAGGCAGGGTCTTCCCGCGAAGACCTCGCAGTGCGTCGTCGAGGGGTTGCGGCAGGCGCTGGGGCGGTTGTCGGCCGAGCGGAACACCGCGCGGCTCGAACTCGCCACCGGAGCCTGA
- a CDS encoding ABC transporter ATP-binding protein produces MAARILGPVNGHTADAHARGGAVTVRGLRRVFPDPAGGTRAVLDGLDLTVAPGEFVALLGRSGCGKSTLLRILAGLDREVEGDVIVPTRRSVAFQEPRLLPWKKVWRNVALGLTGPDVRPRSLAALAEVGLEHRTDAWPLTLSGGEAQRAALARALVRSPDLLLLDEPCASLDALTRLRTQALIADLWRRHGPAVVLVTHDVEEALLLADRVLVLADGGIAQDVPVLVDRPRRLDDPEVGRLRTRLLTLLGVPV; encoded by the coding sequence ATGGCGGCGCGGATTCTCGGGCCAGTGAACGGACACACCGCCGACGCGCACGCCCGGGGTGGCGCCGTCACGGTCCGGGGCCTGCGCCGGGTGTTCCCCGACCCGGCCGGTGGAACGCGGGCCGTCCTCGACGGGCTCGACCTGACGGTGGCCCCCGGTGAGTTCGTCGCGCTGCTCGGTCGCAGCGGCTGCGGCAAGAGCACCCTGCTGCGGATCCTGGCCGGCCTCGACCGCGAGGTCGAGGGCGACGTGATCGTCCCGACCAGACGCTCCGTCGCCTTCCAGGAGCCACGCCTGCTGCCGTGGAAGAAGGTGTGGCGCAACGTCGCGCTCGGCCTGACCGGACCCGACGTGCGCCCCCGGTCGCTGGCCGCGCTCGCCGAAGTGGGCCTCGAGCACCGGACCGACGCCTGGCCGCTGACGCTGTCGGGTGGGGAGGCGCAGCGGGCCGCGCTGGCCCGCGCCCTGGTGCGCTCGCCGGACCTGCTGCTGCTCGACGAGCCCTGCGCCTCCCTGGACGCGCTCACCCGGCTGCGGACGCAGGCGCTGATCGCGGACCTCTGGCGGCGGCACGGCCCGGCCGTCGTGCTGGTCACCCATGACGTGGAGGAGGCCCTGCTGCTGGCCGACCGGGTCCTCGTGCTGGCCGACGGCGGGATCGCCCAGGACGTCCCGGTCCTGGTCGACCGGCCGCGCCGGCTCGACGACCCCGAGGTCGGACGGCTGCGCACCCGACTGCTCACCCTGCTGGGGGTCCCGGTGTGA
- a CDS encoding flavin reductase family protein: protein MTYHRTAHPAHRGVLDEEPTGGRAATQVFDPGRLRNVFGAFPSGVAAVAALVDGVPVGIAASSFTSVSLDPPLVSLCIGHTSGTWPALRAAPRLGLSILSAEQERAAHQLAGRHGDRFAELRWRVTDDGAVLLDGASAWIETSIDQQVRAGDHDIVVLRVHDLDADHDISPLVFHASQFRRLER from the coding sequence ATGACCTACCACCGCACCGCGCACCCGGCGCATCGCGGCGTACTCGACGAGGAACCGACCGGGGGGCGGGCCGCGACGCAGGTCTTCGACCCCGGGCGGCTGCGCAACGTCTTCGGCGCCTTCCCCTCCGGGGTGGCGGCGGTGGCGGCGCTGGTCGACGGTGTGCCGGTGGGGATCGCGGCGAGCTCGTTCACCTCGGTCTCCCTGGACCCGCCGCTGGTGTCGCTGTGCATCGGCCACACATCCGGCACCTGGCCCGCGCTGCGCGCCGCGCCGCGGCTCGGGCTGAGCATCCTCAGCGCCGAGCAGGAGCGGGCGGCCCACCAGCTCGCGGGCCGCCACGGCGACCGCTTCGCCGAGCTGCGCTGGCGGGTGACCGACGACGGCGCCGTCCTGCTGGACGGAGCCAGCGCCTGGATCGAGACCAGCATCGACCAGCAGGTCCGCGCCGGCGACCACGACATCGTCGTGCTGCGCGTGCACGACCTGGACGCCGACCACGACATCAGCCCGCTGGTGTTCCACGCCAGCCAGTTCCGCCGGCTCGAACGCTGA
- a CDS encoding LLM class flavin-dependent oxidoreductase: MRFLASTLMPRQSTGAGRPPLSQRDRFREVVDLALWAERIGYDAFGVGERHNPALLSSSPAVILSHIAARTTRIRLVTTVAVLSLTDPVRSAEDYATLDHLSDGRLDLIIGKGGDPVAPSVFDVAEADLWDRLEEGYELVRRLWREENVTWEGRFRPKLTNATVEPHPLQRPAPRVWHGSATSPRSTELAARWGDPLYSANGLRRVDHYLGLVRHYRERLAFHGHDPAAALIAVGVHSPIITDRSQDALAIARPAYEASVREHFQDRAAFPFDSLEDFLRNGSALVGTAEQIAEKLIDLQAKFGNQVFGVGVEGFFSTYTNALGATRDHLERFLAEVAPILRAEIPSTVWAPAPAPPAQVAARPA, from the coding sequence GTGAGGTTCCTGGCCAGCACGCTAATGCCCAGGCAGAGCACCGGCGCCGGGCGTCCACCGCTCAGCCAGCGCGACCGGTTCCGCGAGGTCGTGGATCTCGCGCTGTGGGCCGAGCGGATCGGCTACGACGCCTTCGGGGTCGGCGAGCGGCACAACCCGGCCCTGCTGTCCTCGTCGCCGGCGGTGATCCTCTCGCACATCGCGGCGCGGACCACCCGGATCCGGCTGGTCACCACCGTCGCCGTGCTCTCCCTGACCGATCCCGTCAGGTCGGCCGAGGACTACGCGACACTCGACCACCTCAGCGACGGCCGGCTGGATCTGATCATCGGCAAGGGCGGCGACCCGGTGGCCCCGAGCGTCTTCGACGTGGCCGAGGCCGATCTGTGGGACCGCCTGGAGGAGGGCTACGAACTGGTCCGCCGGCTGTGGCGGGAGGAGAACGTCACCTGGGAGGGCCGCTTCCGCCCGAAGCTGACCAACGCGACCGTCGAGCCCCACCCGCTGCAGCGGCCGGCTCCCCGGGTGTGGCACGGCTCGGCGACCAGCCCCCGCTCCACCGAGCTCGCCGCGCGCTGGGGTGATCCGCTGTACTCGGCCAACGGGCTGCGCAGGGTCGATCACTATCTGGGCCTGGTGCGCCACTACCGGGAGCGGCTCGCCTTCCACGGCCATGATCCCGCCGCGGCGCTGATCGCGGTCGGTGTCCACTCGCCGATCATCACCGACCGCTCCCAGGACGCGCTGGCGATCGCCCGGCCCGCCTACGAGGCCTCGGTACGGGAGCATTTCCAGGACCGGGCGGCCTTCCCGTTCGACTCCCTGGAGGATTTTCTGCGGAACGGATCGGCGCTGGTGGGAACGGCGGAGCAGATAGCCGAGAAGCTCATCGACCTGCAGGCGAAGTTCGGTAACCAGGTGTTCGGAGTCGGCGTGGAGGGATTCTTCTCCACCTACACGAACGCGCTGGGCGCGACCCGCGACCATCTCGAACGTTTCCTCGCCGAGGTGGCCCCGATCCTGCGCGCGGAGATTCCCAGCACGGTCTGGGCACCGGCACCGGCACCGCCGGCGCAGGTCGCGGCCCGGCCGGCGTAG
- a CDS encoding ABC transporter permease — MSPPDASDLLVEAADPPAVDPPGTDPPGETARPGPAVERLSGAGLRRRRGLPRPVRRLFGPILLVAVWQVGSVVGYLPADTIAAPSTVAGTGWDMIVDGSLPEALAVSLRRVGYGLFLGGLAGLVLGLLSGLFRLGEDLIDAPMQMLRTVPFLGLIPLLIIWFGIGEAPKIALVTLAVAFPLYLNTYAAIRDVDERLVEAAGTLGLNRWRLVWHVVLPGSLPGMLVGLRYALGFSWLALVIGEQVNADQGIGYLMMNAREFLQTDVIVVCLVVYSLLGLLTDVIVRLLEKGALSWRRGFSGQ, encoded by the coding sequence ATGTCACCACCCGACGCGTCGGACCTGCTTGTCGAGGCGGCGGACCCGCCGGCCGTCGACCCACCGGGCACGGACCCGCCGGGGGAGACGGCCCGGCCCGGGCCCGCCGTCGAGAGGCTGTCCGGGGCCGGCCTGCGGCGGCGGCGCGGCCTGCCCCGGCCGGTCCGCCGGCTGTTCGGCCCGATCCTGCTGGTGGCGGTCTGGCAGGTCGGCTCGGTCGTCGGTTACCTGCCCGCGGACACGATCGCGGCTCCGAGCACGGTGGCCGGCACCGGCTGGGACATGATCGTCGATGGTTCGCTGCCGGAGGCGCTGGCGGTCTCGTTGCGCCGGGTCGGCTACGGCCTGTTCCTCGGCGGGCTCGCGGGGCTGGTGCTCGGCCTGCTCTCCGGCCTGTTCCGGCTCGGTGAGGACCTCATCGACGCGCCCATGCAGATGCTGCGCACCGTTCCGTTCCTCGGCCTCATCCCGCTGCTCATCATCTGGTTCGGGATCGGCGAGGCCCCGAAGATCGCGCTGGTGACGCTGGCGGTCGCCTTCCCGCTCTACCTCAACACCTACGCGGCCATCCGGGACGTCGACGAACGCCTGGTGGAGGCCGCCGGCACCCTGGGGCTCAACCGCTGGCGGCTGGTCTGGCACGTCGTGCTGCCGGGGTCGCTGCCGGGCATGCTGGTCGGCCTGCGCTACGCCCTCGGCTTCTCCTGGCTGGCCCTGGTCATCGGCGAGCAGGTGAACGCCGACCAGGGCATCGGCTACCTGATGATGAACGCCCGCGAGTTCCTGCAGACCGACGTGATCGTGGTCTGTCTCGTCGTGTACAGCCTGCTCGGGCTGCTGACCGACGTGATCGTCCGCCTGCTGGAGAAAGGGGCGCTGTCATGGCGGCGCGGATTCTCGGGCCAGTGA
- a CDS encoding ABC transporter substrate-binding protein — protein sequence MSTLVRRRPWWVAVPLAAALALGAACSSNDDTATPDAAAGPVDLSTVTLKVGDQKAGTKALLGAAGLLDDVPYTIEWSSFTSGPPLLEALAADAIDLGGVGETPPIFAAASGAELTLVSAYEGDPAGAAIVVKDASSIRTVADLRGRKVAVAKGSSGNYHLLAALDKAGLTFDDIDPAYLQPPDALAAFNNGSVDAWAIWDPYTAIAEQNLGARILVNGEGGLSTGLTFLAARPEAVADPGRHAAIADFLARLRRAYTWTTENPDAWARAWATETGLTTQIATLVLGRENRAWIPLDDDVAKRLQVVADAFTEADLIPREVVVADLVTDQFNDAVQASAPPAPASPTAPAAS from the coding sequence GTGTCCACCCTCGTCCGCCGCCGCCCGTGGTGGGTCGCCGTCCCACTGGCCGCCGCGCTCGCGCTGGGCGCCGCCTGCTCGTCGAACGACGACACCGCCACCCCGGACGCCGCGGCGGGCCCCGTCGACCTGTCGACGGTCACGCTCAAGGTGGGTGACCAGAAGGCCGGCACCAAGGCGCTGCTCGGCGCCGCCGGCCTGCTGGACGATGTTCCTTACACGATCGAGTGGAGTTCGTTCACCTCCGGGCCGCCGCTGCTCGAGGCGCTGGCCGCCGACGCCATCGACCTCGGTGGTGTCGGCGAGACCCCACCGATCTTCGCGGCGGCCTCGGGCGCGGAGCTGACCCTGGTGTCGGCCTACGAGGGTGACCCGGCCGGGGCGGCGATCGTGGTCAAGGACGCCTCGTCGATCAGGACCGTCGCGGACCTGCGGGGCAGGAAGGTGGCCGTCGCCAAGGGCTCGTCGGGGAACTACCACCTGCTCGCCGCGTTGGACAAGGCCGGGCTGACCTTCGACGACATCGACCCGGCCTACCTCCAACCGCCGGACGCGCTGGCGGCGTTCAACAACGGCAGCGTGGACGCGTGGGCGATCTGGGACCCCTACACCGCCATCGCCGAGCAGAATCTCGGCGCCCGGATACTGGTGAACGGCGAGGGTGGCCTCAGCACCGGGCTGACCTTCCTGGCCGCCCGCCCGGAGGCGGTGGCCGACCCCGGCCGGCACGCCGCGATCGCGGACTTCCTGGCCCGACTGCGCCGGGCCTACACCTGGACGACCGAGAACCCGGACGCGTGGGCGCGGGCGTGGGCCACCGAGACCGGCCTGACGACCCAGATCGCGACGCTGGTGCTGGGCCGGGAGAACCGGGCCTGGATCCCGCTCGACGACGACGTCGCCAAGCGGCTGCAGGTGGTGGCGGACGCCTTCACCGAGGCCGACCTGATCCCCCGCGAGGTGGTGGTGGCCGACCTCGTCACCGACCAGTTCAACGACGCGGTCCAGGCCTCGGCCCCGCCGGCGCCGGCCAGTCCCACAGCGCCGGCCGCCTCATGA
- a CDS encoding TetR/AcrR family transcriptional regulator, whose product MDDRQPRPRAAGGETGPGPAPGPLWENPPAPPRPGLTRAAIVGAAIDIADREGLDAVSIRRVAAVLGARPMSLYTHVPSKDDLLDLMTDRVAGEAVLAGPLPVDWRAAMTAIAARGREVGLRHPWMLRSVVNRGHIGPNAVRHIEQSFEALTGLRVPTSRKIEILRAVDTFVVGHILGEVSARKRAGRHLCADGPAAGGPAADGSAAGGPAADPRWQAVVEHLHRLAASGRHPALAEVLTEPLILSGEDADRAFAQGLDWLLSGIADTLPPNATAA is encoded by the coding sequence GTGGATGACCGGCAGCCGCGACCGCGCGCCGCGGGCGGGGAGACCGGGCCCGGCCCGGCGCCCGGCCCGCTGTGGGAGAACCCGCCGGCACCGCCGCGACCTGGGCTGACCCGGGCGGCGATCGTCGGCGCCGCGATCGACATCGCCGACCGCGAGGGGCTCGACGCGGTCTCCATCCGCCGGGTCGCGGCCGTGCTCGGCGCCCGGCCGATGAGCCTCTACACGCACGTCCCGAGCAAGGACGACCTGCTCGACCTCATGACCGACCGGGTGGCGGGGGAGGCGGTCCTGGCCGGGCCGCTGCCGGTGGACTGGCGCGCCGCGATGACGGCCATCGCCGCCCGCGGCCGGGAGGTGGGCCTGCGCCATCCGTGGATGCTGCGGTCCGTCGTAAACCGCGGCCACATCGGCCCGAACGCCGTGCGGCACATCGAGCAGTCGTTCGAGGCCCTCACCGGCCTGCGGGTGCCGACCAGCCGCAAGATCGAGATTCTGCGGGCGGTGGACACGTTCGTGGTCGGTCACATCCTCGGCGAGGTCTCCGCGCGCAAGCGCGCGGGCCGGCACCTGTGCGCCGACGGCCCCGCCGCTGGTGGCCCCGCCGCCGACGGATCGGCCGCCGGCGGGCCGGCCGCCGATCCGCGCTGGCAGGCCGTCGTCGAGCATCTGCACCGGCTCGCGGCGAGCGGGCGGCACCCCGCGCTCGCCGAGGTGCTGACCGAACCGCTCATCCTCTCGGGCGAGGACGCGGACCGGGCGTTCGCGCAGGGCCTGGACTGGCTGCTGTCCGGCATCGCCGACACCCTGCCACCGAACGCCACGGCGGCCTGA